The region TTTCGATACCGCTATTGGTATTGCGTGGCGGGGACGACGACCTATGCGACGTCGAAACAACCGACGCGTTCTGCGATGCGGCAGGGACCCTGTGCGATAGCCACACTTTTGACGGGCTACGTCACTCGTTGCTATTGGAGAAAGAGCGTGAACAAGTGTTTGACTCAATCCAGCAGTGGCTACTTAAAAAATAGAATTTGAATTGACCATTGGCGTCAGCGACGGGCTAACGTACAAGGCACCAGTCTCGCTTTAAGCCCCTCAGGACATTCAGATTAAGCAGTGCCAGTCACTCGCTTTCGTAACGTTCGAGCGATTTATAGGAAACTGTGTGCAGTAACCGCTGAGCTTGATTGATTAACACCGAGTCCCCCGAGACGATAATTAGGTCATCGCCTTCTTGAACGGCACGTTCGTAGCGTGAAGCGACTCCGTGTTGCATTCCCCAGCTTTCAACGGCACTCGCCATCCCACCTCCAGCTGCTCCGGCGACCATTCCCGCGATCGGTCCAACGACCAACATAGGTCCAATCATCGTTGCGGTTCCGAGCGCTGCTCCGATCGTGCTTCCGGCGACGGTCGCACCAGCGGTTGTCGCGCCTGTCGGTGGAGAATCGGACGTCGAGTCTTTGACGTTTGCGGAAATGGCCTCCCGGACATCCGAACGTTTACGAACGACTGAGACCTCGTCGGTCGTAAAACCGGCTTTCTCTAAAACTTCGATTGCGGTCAAGAAATGGGATGGGTCGTTGTACTGTGCGACAACACATTGGTCACTCATCGATCAATCCTGCGGGATGAGAAGAGAAAACAGTCCAGGGCCTGGCACGTTCGGAAACGAAAATGAACATCGTGTGGCCTCACGGCCGGTAGATGTGGCAACCCACGTGCCAAATCCGTAGTCACCGGCTTACCGATTCATCACCACGCTCGCTTGACGGTCGTGGGGGAAGCTGTACATCGCTGATTCTGCGTGCTGCCACTGTCACCGCCGATCAGTGAACCCGCATTTTTAGCCTTAGTCGATCCCATGTTGTTCTAGAAAATCATCTGGAATCGAATCAGTCATACGTCCCACCAGACCATAGTAAAACAACTGCGTCCCCTCCATTGATAGGCGATGACGGTAGAGTTCGAGATGATAGATATCGAGGTATTTCGAAAAAATCAACTCACGCACCAACTTCGAGAACCCGGTTTGTTCGGCGTGATCGAGAAAGCTAACCTTGATATTGAAGGCTAACCAGCCATCGGTGCGAACGAGCTTCATCGCGTTAAAGAAAGCTCGCGGTGGAATATCACCGAACCCCAATGCGGCGACGCAAGTCAGGCAATCGAATCGCCACTCGCGGAGCTCTGTTTCGGTCTGCGAGGCTAATTCAGTCAAATCTTCGACATAGTAATCATCGTAAACCGTCGATCGGTCACGGTAAGCGGCATCGCGTGCCTCCGGGATCAAGTCAACACCGACTAATCTTGCGACACCGTTCCTCTTTAAGACTTCTCCCATCATGCCGTTGCCGGCACCGAGGTCGATCACGCGCAGTTCACTGATTGGCTCGCGTACAGTATCGAGCGCTCCCTGCAGTAATTCGGCGACTTTCTCGGGAGAATTACAGCGCAACCGTTCGTAAAAAAGTTGCTCATAGAGACCGGGGCGTCGATAGATCTCAGCGTAGTCGTGAAATCGAAGACGTGTCGCGTGGTTGTCTTCGACCAAAGTGAAGAAGACTTCATCTTGTTGAAGTTGCTCTGAATTGTCAGGCGGAAACTGAATGCGGTAGTGTTGACTCATTCGAAAAATGGTTCGAGTGCGGCGGTTAAAGCGATACCGTGATTAAGGTTGAAAACTAATGCTTGCAAGCATTAATCGGCGTGATACAGAGAGCGATTGACATCAATAGCGAGCCGTTTCCAGGCCACCACCCGCAAGAAAACTCAATTGACGCCGAGTGTTCGTCTCAGCTCAATGTTTAGATTCGGCATATCAGCCGACAAAACCGTGGCCAAGCACATGCGGCTGATCTTTATTTCGAACGGTGACGGATCACTAACCCAGCCATGAACACCCCTGTGGTATCGTCCTCTTTTGACAACCTCGACGGATTCGCGGCGTCCACTTAAGACGAAGTTCACCAACGCCAGCGATCGAGGCCCTCGGTGCATTTAGATAATTCAACGATGGGGGGTGTAGGACGTAGCGTCGGCTTGTTGATGGTCAGATCATCGCCTTGCCCCATCGGTTGCATACTTACTCAGTCGCCTTCTGAACAAGTCGGCCAGCGCTATGCGCCACCAAAAAACTCGGGTGTGACACATCTGTTCATGGGCGAATGCCCCGCAGGTTGCGGCTTGACCGTAGCCGCGTTGCGATCGCAAATCGCGATGCACACTAGACAAACGAGTACGATTCTTCCGTCAACAATGCACACGACGGATCGACCATCCCAAACGTGGTTGCAGTTCACTGCGAGGTACCTCCAAGTCGCCTCCCTAACACGCACCGCATCTGACGCACGATGGCTTCGGCGATTTCGCTACCATCAATGGTTAACAAATTCTTATCGTTCCTCCAAATCTGACCATAACGATGTTCAACGCTTATGCCGCGAGTGACCCTGAAAGTCGACTAGAGAAATTTGAATATGACCCTGGGCCAATTGGCTTGGACGAGGTTGAGATCGCGGTCGAATTCTGCGGGGTTTGCCACAGTGATTTGAGTATGAAGCAGAACGACTGGGGCATGACCGAATATCCCTTCGTCGGTGGACACGAAGTGGTCGGGCGTATCGTGAACGTCGGCGAGAACGTCGAAGGACTTGAAGTGGACCAACGCGTCGGCGTCGGGTGGACCGCATCGTCTTGTCTACGCTGCGAACAGTGTCACAGTGGCTACCAGAATCGTTGCCCTGACTCCGTTGGGACGATCGTTGGACGTCACGGCGGCTTCGCCGATCGTTTGAGAGCCCAGTCGGATTGGGCGATTCCGATCCCTGAAGGCGTCGATCCCGTCGATTGCGGACCGTTGTTCTGTGGCGGCCTGACGGTGTTCAACCCCTTTGTGGAAAACCAAATCCTGCCGACCGCACGCGTCGCGGTGATCGGCATCGGTGGACTTGGACATATGGCACTACAGTTCGCGAACGCCTGGGGATGCGAGGTCACTGCATTCAGTACCTCACCTGACAAAGAAGAAGAAGCTCGCAAGATGGGCGCGCATCATTTTCTCAACTCACGGGATGAAGACGCGCTGCAATCAGTTGCCGGACGCTTTGACATGGTGCTCGACACGGTCAACGCTTCACTCAATTTCGATGCTTACATCAATACGCTCAGGCCCGGAGGAAAGCTGCACCTCGTCGGAGCGGTCGACAAAATCGAAGCAACGGTCTTCCCGATGATCGCCGGAGAAAAATCACTCGGAGGTTCACCGACCGGAAGTATCGTCCGGGCCAAAGAGATGTTGGAATTTTGTGCGCGTCACGAGATTAAACCGATGATCGAAACGTTCCCGATGAGTGACGTGAACGAAGCATTGCGGCATCTGGCCGAAGGCAAAGCGCGCTATCGGGTTGTTCTTAAGGCGGACTGGTGATGCGTCGACCATGAAGGATGACCGTTCGTCAGGATTCCGAAAACGGAATCCTGACGATGTGGTTCGCGATCACCTGGATCATCCTCGCTTCCCGGTGCGTCGGACCCGACGCGTGCGACAGTATTTGCTGCGATCGTTGATGAATCACACGATGTTTACCCTATGACTTCTTCGATTACGTGGCCGTGAACGTCGGTTAGCCGCATGTCACGCCCACTGAACCGAAAGGTTGATCTTGTATGGTCGACTCCCATCAAGTGCAACATTGTCGCGTGAAAGTCGTGCATCTCAACTCGGTTCTCAACCGCTTTGTAACCCCAATCGTCGGTCGCACCAAAAATGGTCCCGGCCTTTGTCCCGCCCCCGGCAAGCCAGACGCTAAACCCAAATTGATTGTGATCGCGACCGTTTTTGCCTTGGGCAAACGGCGTTCGCCCGAACTCGCCGGCCCAAACGACTAGCGTTTCGTCGAGCAGACCACGTTGACGAAGATCCTTCAACAGCGCCGCGATCGGTTGGTCGACGGCACGGGCATTGTTCTCGTGCCCCGCCTTCAGATTGGAATGCTGATCCCAACGGTCGCCACCCACCTGCGGGCACGTCAATTCGACAAAGCGGACTCCTCTTTCGATCATTCGCCGCGCGATCAAACACTGTGCCGCGTAAATCTTTGTCGGCTCATATTTCGCTTCCATGCCATACATCTTTTTCAGATAAGCCGGCTCGTCGGCCAGTGACATCACGTCGGGGACGGCCATCTGCATCTGATAAGCAAGCTCGTAGTTGCGAATCGCCGATTCAAGGCTGTCATGCTTGCCGAACTGCTTTGTCGCCAAGCCATCGAGCTGACTGATCAAATCCAACTTGGAACGCTGTTCGGCGACAGAAGATTCGGTCCGTTGAATGTTCGCGACACCTGTTCCCGACGGCTTGAAGACCGAACCTTGATAACTTGCCGGAAGAAAACCGCTACCGAAACAATCCAGGCCACCCGGAGGAATTAAACCACCGTTGAGCACAACAAATCCCGGGAGCTCCTGGCATTCACTTCCGAGACCATAATTCACCCAAGCTCCCATGCTGGGACGGCCTTGCAGGCCGCTGCCCGTATGCAAGAAATAGTTTGCGAATGTATGCTCTGGAAAACCTGATGTCATCGAACGAATGACGGCTAATTCATCGACACATTCTGCGACGTGTGGAAATAAGTCGCTAACGGGAATACCGGATTGACCGTATTGCTTGAATTTCCAAGGACTGGCCAATACCGTGCCGTTGTTGTTGAACTGCGTCGGCTCGACATCGAATAGATCCCCCGGATCTTTGCCGTTGAATTTGTCCAGCATCGGCTTGGGATCAAAGGTATCGACCTGGGATGGCCCGCCGTCCATGTACAAGAAGATGACGTTCTTGGCACGGACTTGGTGATGGGGGCCATGACCGGCAAGTTGATCGCCGGTCCCCAGCGCAGCGTCCGGTGTCAGTTCGGCAAACGCCGGATCGGTTTGCAACGCCGCCAGCGCGACGGCACCAAACCCGCCTGCACATTGAGTCAACATTTGCCGACGTGAAAGCGGAGGCCCCGCATGTCGCTGGCAAGGATAGAAGTGTCGAGGGATCATCGGAGAAAAATAAACTCCTTCGTGTTTACGATCACATGGGCAAGCTTCGCCCACAGCTCGGGATTCTCGGCCGCGCAGCCGTGCTCGTTCGCCTGAGACATGAGATAAGCCAGTGCGGTCTGCGTTTCCTGCTGAGTGGGCTGGCGCCCGAACGCGGACAAGTACATCCATTCGATTCGTTCGCCGGCTGCTTCGGTTCCGATTTCTGGGACCTCGTTGAGCGCTCGATCACCCCACTTGGCGGCCAAAGAAACGACCAGCGGGTTGTTCATCATGATCAGCGCCTGAGCCGGCACGTTGGAAACATTCCTACGTCCCATCGAACTAAACGGGACAGGCGTATCGAAGGCCAACATAAAGGGTGACAGGAAGTTCCTCCGCACCGCGGTATAAATCGATCGACGCCCGTCTCCATCCATGGGGCCACTTTTTCCGGGACGACCACGACCGTCCATGAACGACGTCAAATGAATCGGTACCGGAGGCCCGTACATCCGAACATTCAATTGTCCGGAGATCGCCAGAAGCGAATCACGAATCGCCTCCCCTTCAAGTCGCTGCGGCGGTCGATGATGCCAAAGCAAGTTATTCGGATCTGCAGCAACGGCTTGCGGGTCAGCTAAACTTGACATGCGATAGGTCCGCGACAACACGATCGACTTGATAATAGACTTGAGACTTTGCCCGTCATCGGCGAACTTGGTTGCCAGGTGATCGAGCAACGCCGGATGTGTTGGACGCTGACCTAAGACGCCAAAATCATCGACTGTCGAGACAATTCCACGCCCCATCAATTGATGCCAGACACGGTTAACGATCACGCGAGACGTGAGTGGATTGGTGGGATCATTGATCGCTTGGGCTAGTTCCAATCGCCCGCTACCGACTTTGATCTTCATCGGCTCATCACCCGACAACGCCGTCAAGAAATGACGCGGTTCCAGATCACCGGGTTTGGATGCGTTTCCACGAATTAAAATACGATCGTCTTCGCCGGTCCCGTCGAGCATCGCGGGAGCTACCCGTGAACGACGAACAATTTGTTTGGCGAGCTGACGACGTGCCAGATCCCATTCTTTGATGATTTGACGCGCTACCGGGTCGCCTTCGGCCTGCTCAATGGCTGTCTTGAAGACGATTTGATCAAGCCCCACGTTTCCCCAGCCACCGGTGTGACGGTCAACCACTTGAAGCCTTGCGCTGTTGCCGCGAAAAGCACGCACGTCCCAACGCCGCAGTGACATCTGGTTGCGATTGTCACCGGTTGCCGACAAAACCACTTTTCCGTCGATCAAAAGATTGACGCACGTTTCGCCGGGATAAGCTCCACCCCCGATTAAGAATTCGATCTCGTCGAAATCGATCGTAAAATCTTCGGAAGTCAGCGTCCCAGTCAATTCGTCGCCACGACGGATGTCACCTCCCGGTCGAATGTCATGCGAGTTCACAAAGTAGACGCCCTTGCCATTGATTCGGCCTTGGTACTTGGCGATCGTCTCCAGAGTCTGAGGAGTCGTGCCAAACGCGTCACCTTCGACCGTCCATCCCTCATAGGTTCCCGATTCAAAATCGGAGAACACTCGCGATTCAAATTTGACACGCTGATTCAAGATCGCTTCGGCGGCATCGGCGAACGCTTTCATTGGTGCGTCATATTCGGATAACTTTCGATCCAGTTCGTCGATTCCGGCTTTATCTAGTCCCTGGGTGACCAACCGAACAGACAACGACGCGTCTTGCTCCGGCACAAATTCCAAGTGCAGTCGATGTCCGACGTAGCGATCCAGATCCAGCTTGACCCAACGCTGTCCGGGTTTGATCGGCCGGATCGTTTCACCATGAAGTGGACCGGCAACCAGCCGATGTGAATCAACACAGGCGACCACCCAACCGGCTCCATCGACTCGGCAATGGACCTTGCCGTGTTCTAGTTCAAACGTCGGCGTCCGAAGCGTTCTCCCGCTCTTGGGGAGCTTTGCGACGGCGCTCATATTCTTCACGCCTCCCTCGGAAACCGATTCCAATCCCGACCAAATGGAATCGTTGACGGCTGCGGAAAAGATCGAGACTTCAATTTCGGGCTCTGCGACCGATGTTCCCTTGGCTTTCCCTTCCATTTGCTTGATCGACGGAGTGCCCGCTCGTCGCGGCTGATCGCCATACAGATAGCCGTCTTGCAGAAATTCCCATCGTTGAATGTCGGCATAGTCCACCAGAATCGCCGGATGCTCGAACACATCGGCAGTCGACGGGGGACGAAGATCGTGCTCGGCCAAGACATCCATCAACTGACGGCGGTAGCGTTCATCGACTTTGGCCAAACGCTCTGCCACCTCGCCGTTCTGCTCCATCGATTCGAATCGGACTTGACGGTAATCGCTACTCTGCAAAAACCCGGAAAGCGAGTAGTAGTCAGCCGTCGAGATCGCATCAAACTTGTGATCATGACACCGAGCGCACGCGACAGTTACGCCAAGAAATGTCTTGGACATAACATCGATCATATTGTCAAAACGATCCGCTTCGTCTTTGCGAACATCGACCGGAGAATGCACCCATTCACCGAGGTACCAAAACCCGGTTCCTAAAACCGATTCGTTTGCGCCGGTTTCCGGATGCAAACGTGGGTCGGGCAATAGGTCACCGGCAAGATGTTCTCGCACCAGCTGGTCGTAGGGAACGTCCGCGTTGAATGCCCGGATCAAATAGTCCCGGTACTGAAATGCGTTCGGGATGTCGTTGTCAAATTCGTGACCACGAGATTCGGCATAGCGAACCGAATCCATCCAGTGGCGTGCCCAGCGTTCGCCAAAGTGATCCGATGCCAGCATCTGATCAACCACTCGTTCATAAGCACCTGGCGATTGGTCGGCGAGAAACGCTTTGACTTGATCGGGTGTGGGAGGCAACCCGGTCAAATCAAATGCGAGTCGCCGCAGCAGCGCGGATCGATCGGCGTCGGCGGCCGGCTTCAGTCCAGCCGCTTCGAGCTTAGATAGGATGTAGTGATCGGCATCGGTGATCGGCCAATCCGAATCGTTAACCATGGGAGGATCGGTTACTTCGATCGGTTGCCAGACCCAGAAGTCCGATCGACGTTCTTCAAGATCAAATGCCTCGCGCTGCACCTTGGCTGTCGGACCTGCTTCGTCGGGCCATGGGGCACCGAGGTTGACCCAACGCGTCAGCACTTCGATTTCGTGATCGGGAAGTTGCCCTTTGGGCGGCATCTCGTAGGATTCAAATCGAACCGCTTCGATCAGTAGACTCTGGTCAGCATCGCCAGGGATCACTGCCGCCCCCGAGTCACCTCCGTGAATCATCGCCGCACGGCTATCGAGCGTTAGTCCGGCTTCAAGGCGATCGGCATCAACGCTGTGACACTCATAGCAGTGCTTAATCAATAGCGGCCGCACCTCCTTTTCGAAGAACTCAAGCTGTTCGGGTGTGGCCCGAAAATCAACGTTGCTTGTCTCAGCCGTCTCATCATCGGCGACCAGCAGCGGAGCCATGGTGCCGATCGAAAGCCAAGCGAGCGTGAGAAGCAACGAACCACGATCTAGTAGGCGTTGGTAATCAAACATAGACTTCCGCGTAGAATGAACTGCGACATCTTCGAAGCTGAAGCGACGATAAAGATTATAAAGCGATTATCGTCCAGACGCGTTTACTGTCGAGGATAATCTGCGACACTGGGATAACGATTTGCGACACCACGCAAGTCCTCGTCGTCCCACCCCACCGCTTCCCCCATGCCCCGAAAAGTCAAAACCCGCCGAAAGGTTGCACTTTTGATCGAAACCTCTCGGTCCTACGGGAGAGGCGTATTGCGGGGAATTGCCCGGTTTGCCCGGACGCGAAGCCATTGGTCGCTACTGCACCAAGAAATGACCATTGACGTTTCGCTGCCCGACTGGATGAAGGAAACCGCCATCAGCGGGGTCATCGGACGGATCAGCCCTCGCAACGTCGACTCACTACGGAAACTAAATGTTCCTTGCGTCGATGTCCGCTGTAGCCACCGCTTTGAAGGGATCCCACAAGTCGAGACCGACGACGCGAAGGTCGCCGAGCTTGCGTTTGAGCATTTGAGAGAACGAGGTTTCCGCCGCTTTGCATTTTGTGGGTTCCAACACGCACATTACTCCCTCGCACGGCTCGATCGATTGCGGCAACTCGCACATGCGGCCGGCCTACCTCTGGATGCTTACCAGACTGCGAATATTCCGGGCGCCCCGACAACCATTTTAGAGCAAACCGATGCGGCGGAAATGAAACGGATCTCCCGCTGGCTTCGATCGCTCGCCCCTCCGACGGGCTTGTTTGTCTGCAATGACATCCGCGGCCAGCAGGTTCTGAACGCCTGCCGCGACCTTGGTATTGCCGTTCCCGACGATATCGGTGTGATCGGCGTTGATGACGATGACGCGATTTGTCCGCTGAGCGATCCACCGCTTTCGAGCATCCGTCCGGCTTCGGAACAAATCGGTTATCGGGCAGCCGAGATTCTTGATGCGATGATGAACGGGCACACGGCACCTCATAAAACAGAGTTCGTCGCTCCTAAAGAAGTGGTCCAGCGATTGTCCACCCAAGTCATCGCGGTGGAGGATCGTGAAATCGCGCGCGTCTGTCGCTTTATTCGTG is a window of Roseiconus lacunae DNA encoding:
- a CDS encoding DUF1269 domain-containing protein — protein: MSDQCVVAQYNDPSHFLTAIEVLEKAGFTTDEVSVVRKRSDVREAISANVKDSTSDSPPTGATTAGATVAGSTIGAALGTATMIGPMLVVGPIAGMVAGAAGGGMASAVESWGMQHGVASRYERAVQEGDDLIIVSGDSVLINQAQRLLHTVSYKSLERYESE
- a CDS encoding class I SAM-dependent DNA methyltransferase; this translates as MSQHYRIQFPPDNSEQLQQDEVFFTLVEDNHATRLRFHDYAEIYRRPGLYEQLFYERLRCNSPEKVAELLQGALDTVREPISELRVIDLGAGNGMMGEVLKRNGVARLVGVDLIPEARDAAYRDRSTVYDDYYVEDLTELASQTETELREWRFDCLTCVAALGFGDIPPRAFFNAMKLVRTDGWLAFNIKVSFLDHAEQTGFSKLVRELIFSKYLDIYHLELYRHRLSMEGTQLFYYGLVGRMTDSIPDDFLEQHGID
- the ahr gene encoding NADPH-dependent aldehyde reductase Ahr encodes the protein MFNAYAASDPESRLEKFEYDPGPIGLDEVEIAVEFCGVCHSDLSMKQNDWGMTEYPFVGGHEVVGRIVNVGENVEGLEVDQRVGVGWTASSCLRCEQCHSGYQNRCPDSVGTIVGRHGGFADRLRAQSDWAIPIPEGVDPVDCGPLFCGGLTVFNPFVENQILPTARVAVIGIGGLGHMALQFANAWGCEVTAFSTSPDKEEEARKMGAHHFLNSRDEDALQSVAGRFDMVLDTVNASLNFDAYINTLRPGGKLHLVGAVDKIEATVFPMIAGEKSLGGSPTGSIVRAKEMLEFCARHEIKPMIETFPMSDVNEALRHLAEGKARYRVVLKADW
- a CDS encoding DUF1501 domain-containing protein translates to MLTQCAGGFGAVALAALQTDPAFAELTPDAALGTGDQLAGHGPHHQVRAKNVIFLYMDGGPSQVDTFDPKPMLDKFNGKDPGDLFDVEPTQFNNNGTVLASPWKFKQYGQSGIPVSDLFPHVAECVDELAVIRSMTSGFPEHTFANYFLHTGSGLQGRPSMGAWVNYGLGSECQELPGFVVLNGGLIPPGGLDCFGSGFLPASYQGSVFKPSGTGVANIQRTESSVAEQRSKLDLISQLDGLATKQFGKHDSLESAIRNYELAYQMQMAVPDVMSLADEPAYLKKMYGMEAKYEPTKIYAAQCLIARRMIERGVRFVELTCPQVGGDRWDQHSNLKAGHENNARAVDQPIAALLKDLRQRGLLDETLVVWAGEFGRTPFAQGKNGRDHNQFGFSVWLAGGGTKAGTIFGATDDWGYKAVENRVEMHDFHATMLHLMGVDHTRSTFRFSGRDMRLTDVHGHVIEEVIG
- a CDS encoding PSD1 and planctomycete cytochrome C domain-containing protein, with amino-acid sequence MFDYQRLLDRGSLLLTLAWLSIGTMAPLLVADDETAETSNVDFRATPEQLEFFEKEVRPLLIKHCYECHSVDADRLEAGLTLDSRAAMIHGGDSGAAVIPGDADQSLLIEAVRFESYEMPPKGQLPDHEIEVLTRWVNLGAPWPDEAGPTAKVQREAFDLEERRSDFWVWQPIEVTDPPMVNDSDWPITDADHYILSKLEAAGLKPAADADRSALLRRLAFDLTGLPPTPDQVKAFLADQSPGAYERVVDQMLASDHFGERWARHWMDSVRYAESRGHEFDNDIPNAFQYRDYLIRAFNADVPYDQLVREHLAGDLLPDPRLHPETGANESVLGTGFWYLGEWVHSPVDVRKDEADRFDNMIDVMSKTFLGVTVACARCHDHKFDAISTADYYSLSGFLQSSDYRQVRFESMEQNGEVAERLAKVDERYRRQLMDVLAEHDLRPPSTADVFEHPAILVDYADIQRWEFLQDGYLYGDQPRRAGTPSIKQMEGKAKGTSVAEPEIEVSIFSAAVNDSIWSGLESVSEGGVKNMSAVAKLPKSGRTLRTPTFELEHGKVHCRVDGAGWVVACVDSHRLVAGPLHGETIRPIKPGQRWVKLDLDRYVGHRLHLEFVPEQDASLSVRLVTQGLDKAGIDELDRKLSEYDAPMKAFADAAEAILNQRVKFESRVFSDFESGTYEGWTVEGDAFGTTPQTLETIAKYQGRINGKGVYFVNSHDIRPGGDIRRGDELTGTLTSEDFTIDFDEIEFLIGGGAYPGETCVNLLIDGKVVLSATGDNRNQMSLRRWDVRAFRGNSARLQVVDRHTGGWGNVGLDQIVFKTAIEQAEGDPVARQIIKEWDLARRQLAKQIVRRSRVAPAMLDGTGEDDRILIRGNASKPGDLEPRHFLTALSGDEPMKIKVGSGRLELAQAINDPTNPLTSRVIVNRVWHQLMGRGIVSTVDDFGVLGQRPTHPALLDHLATKFADDGQSLKSIIKSIVLSRTYRMSSLADPQAVAADPNNLLWHHRPPQRLEGEAIRDSLLAISGQLNVRMYGPPVPIHLTSFMDGRGRPGKSGPMDGDGRRSIYTAVRRNFLSPFMLAFDTPVPFSSMGRRNVSNVPAQALIMMNNPLVVSLAAKWGDRALNEVPEIGTEAAGERIEWMYLSAFGRQPTQQETQTALAYLMSQANEHGCAAENPELWAKLAHVIVNTKEFIFLR
- a CDS encoding AraC family transcriptional regulator, translating into MPRKVKTRRKVALLIETSRSYGRGVLRGIARFARTRSHWSLLHQEMTIDVSLPDWMKETAISGVIGRISPRNVDSLRKLNVPCVDVRCSHRFEGIPQVETDDAKVAELAFEHLRERGFRRFAFCGFQHAHYSLARLDRLRQLAHAAGLPLDAYQTANIPGAPTTILEQTDAAEMKRISRWLRSLAPPTGLFVCNDIRGQQVLNACRDLGIAVPDDIGVIGVDDDDAICPLSDPPLSSIRPASEQIGYRAAEILDAMMNGHTAPHKTEFVAPKEVVQRLSTQVIAVEDREIARVCRFIREHACDGIDVHDVAEFTTLSRRQLERRFQSELSRTPHQEITNIQVARVRRLLYETNMTLEQIAPLAGYRHKESLSAVFKRETGQTPGEFRREQMGHDSADIERNA